The sequence below is a genomic window from Anopheles cruzii chromosome 3, idAnoCruzAS_RS32_06, whole genome shotgun sequence.
GaattcgacgacgacgacgaagacagCGAAAACGATGCAGGTATTGATGATCCTGATGATGTAGTAGACGATGTTGATATTGATGGTCCTGAACTAGTCGTAGATATATGTATAGACGATGTCGACGAACCACCAGAAACAGAAGCAGCTacggctgtggtggtggtagtggagAATTTAGAACCTGTAGCCGATGAACTCGATGAACCACGAGATATTGACGGTATTGGTTGAGCTCCGCTCGTCGGCGGATGAGAATGACGAACGCTTACGGGAACAATCATTTGCGGCCCCTGTTGTTGATTATGATTGTGATGGAGATGATGTGTTTGCTGTGGTTGctgtggttgctgttgttgcggatggtgatggtgatgcgaCGGTGGAGGTGCTCCCGAAAATTTCACATATCGGAAATCACGACTAGAATgtggttgttgtggtggtggtgtctgctggtgatgatgttgatggtgatgacTGCTTCCAGGCTGCGATGAGCAATGTTGCATTTTGCGGTACACTTCCGTTGTTTGCGGAAGCGGCATGGTAACGTATGAGTTACATTTCGACGAGTTACAAATAATTCCAGACGAACGATGAATACGTTGCACACCTCCCCCCTGCAATGGTGGCGCTAGTGTTTGATTTGGTTGTGCATGATGTCCATTGAGGCCTCCAGTGCTACTGCAACCTACTATTACGGCTTGCACAGAACCAGCATTATGCTTTGAGGAATTAGAGCCAACCGATTCATAGTAGCATTTGATTTGCAAACACTTAGAACAATCTTTCTTCATCGGTACTGGCATATGCTCTGACAACATTGCAGATgttggtggaggtggtggggGAAGTGCAGGTGGAAACATCGGTGTGTGGCGATGAGTTTGACACTGACAACCTGGTCTTATACCTGACGAAGTCGACggttgtggcggcggctggttgTGAAGATGTTGGTGCTGAGGGCGTTGGTGAAAtatgggctgctgctgctgttgcatcGTGCCAGAATTTAGTGCACCGCCAGCCACTGAAGAAGAAGGCAGTGTTTGTAGGAAGTTCATGGGAATATTGTGGCTAGAACTTTTGCTACTGCTACAAGTTAGTGACTCCTTTCTACATCCTGACTGCTGCTCATTAAACGAAAGCAACGGTTTCGATGGAAGCGAACAATTACAACGCGACGTCTGTGAACTAGTGGAACTTCCAGCAGAACCAGTTTCTTGGTGTGCTTGTGGTAGTTGGGGCTGTTGAGGAAGTTTAGGCTTGTTACGTAGCCAAAGGGCTTGAGCTTCTCGTTGAATTTCACGCATTGTTCGAACCACACTCACCGAAAGTCTTAAGGCGGCTTCCATGTGGCCATGAGAACGCAAAGAATCGATCCGAGCTGCAGTCATGGATATCTTCTCATGCCATAGTGGCTGGCCGTCATTGTTGAAGTTGGACTTGGCACACGGATGGTTCGTGGTAGGGATTTTACTAGAACCAGCGATTTGCACCGAATTGCGGCTCGACAAACGGTAGCTATCCGACTCGAGAATGCGCTTGAGGTGCTCATTGTCCCATGTCATGTTGACGGCGTCGAGCGCCTTGTGAAAGATCGTTCTTGGGGTCTTGTTCGCACTTTTGCTAACCCACGAACCATTGTTCAGCTTTAACCGCTTGCACGGTCTTCCCGCAACAGGTCCATGGTTACCGTCAGCCACGTTCACGGGTTTCACTCGACTACCGGCTTCTGCTACTTCtcctgctgttggtgctgctgaagaTCCCGATGCTCCCGAACCATTCACCAGAACAATTGGTTCGTCTTCCATGCTAGCGCGCCTTGAACTAGCTCTAGCCTCTGAATCAAGCAACGCAGCATCTATTTCCCTCGCGTCATTCGCTCCAATATCATCTTTAGCTAGAAAGACTTTGTCATCCTTGATTTCATTATGAAATGCACGTGCCATTCCACTCGGTCCAGCCATTTCATAATCATCATCCAAGATCATCTTATTACACACTGATTTTCCTTTGCTTATATCACACTCATCGCAATCGTCATCAACAACCGCCTTCTTGTCCGTCGGATCATGAAGGTGCCGATTCAGTCCCGAGGGCCCGGGCGTTACGAAATTCGTCTCACGAACTTTCTGATTATTGCACAGGCCATCAATCAGCAACGACGTCGAAGAGGAGGATGTTTCAGACTCTGGGATACCATCGATCCCTTCTTCCCTCGCTTCGGTAAGCTTCGGTGttctcgtttcgttcgtcTGGCTTtcccgaccggccgccgcAAGGCCAGAATCGTCTTCCTCATCCTTAGAAAGATCGACGCCATCTTGATTTGCTTCTTCGGTCTCATCGAAACTTGGTGTAGCTCCGACGGAtaccgcagccgcagccgaaGCAGCAACACAGTCGAAAAATTTCTTAGGTTTAATATCGTCTAAAAACACTGGCCGATTGCATTCGCACTTATCCTCTCCGCAGATGCACGGGTTCTGGAAGAATCCTACCGTTCTGTTCACTTGcggaccaccggaaccgtttGCACCAagcaacgccacgccaccgacGACTTGACCACTGCCGGAAGCATTAGCAATCCCAGGACGCAACGACGCATCTTCAACCCCGTCAACGTCCATCGATTCTCGCGAACTATCATCGTTTTCTGGTATCAGTACCGGTAACCGATCATCTTCAGCAACGTTCAGTAAGTTGAGGTTCATAAAATTACGTACTTCGCTACTCTCTTCGTCCCGGTTAGGTCTCTTTCGTCGAACATCACCCACTACTCCAGCCGCATCGGAAAAGTTTATGTCCTGAAGAATATTGTGCACCTGATCGACATCTTCAAGCGCGATCCCTCGCCGATCGCCGTGTGGGTCTTCTACTTCGTGTgcaccaccgtcatcgtcgttgccATTACCGTCCTCCTCTACCCCAGCATCGACACCCTCTTCCCCTTCTTCCTCATTGGCTTCGTCCATCTCCTCTTCGGAGTCTGAGTCAGTCTCGGAACTATCGTATTGATCATTCCCGCCGTGATGATTCGCATCCCGATTGCCATCCGCTACACGGCCACTACCACGATTATTCATCGCGCCATAGCGATGGTGAATGTGGGCATGATTGCGATGCATATTATGAACTCCGGCATCATTCGGctgattattattttgtaactgatgctgctgttgctgttggtagTGGTGATGGTTATGGTTATAATACATCATGTTGCGAAGATTATTTTcacgaaaaaaacgattccTATCGCGTTCCCTTTCACGATTTGAACGATCACGAACGCTTTCTCGGCTTGATGGCGTAGTGCGAAGATCAGGATCTTCCTGAGGACACACTTCATTCTTGGACCACTTTTCTAGCAGCATCTTCCAGTGTAgtcgttcggtgtgtgtcgaCTTCGGGTTCAGCACGATGCATACCCAAAGCGCACCCAGCTGATCCCAAAGCTGGCGACACTTATCCGTCATAGGTGTACCGTGATTCTTCCACAACACCAACCTCGGATCACTGAGAAACTGCTCCGTGATGAGCGTTAGCATTCGAGCCCCGTTCGAGTCTTGCGCTCGTAACATCTCGCGCACCTTTCCAAACAATGAGTTGAGGTGTTTGCTGCTATAGTAGTAGCTACCCTGACCAAGGTAGGTTTTCACCGCCTCGCAAACCTGCGTCTCATCCAAATGCCACGAGTGATCATCGTCCTTAGAAGCGCCGGCGGTCGGATCTGGTGCACCGCATATCGAATTAATCTCCGATCGCTGCTGGAGAATTTCATCCGCCAACCGCTGAGCCGTCGGTAGAACCTCCGTGTGATGTTCCGCTATCAGGTATTGAATAAACTTTTGCAGCTGCTGTCGGTTCATCTGCAGCAGCGTCTCTGAAATCGGTACGCGCAACTTTACCGTGTCCGCATTTCGTATACGATAGAGCGCGAGGGCTACGACGTGATGACACCAGAATATGTCCTTCGTATCGCAGCTACAGGTTACGGACGTTATCTTACATCTAGGCGCGTGAGATggtaaaacgtaaaaaaaataagtggAAAGACATACAACTTTACCGAATCTTCAATGCTTACCGATCGAAGCTAACGGAAACTTTGAACTTTTTGTTCTCATCGAACCCAACATTACCACCTCCTGCACCTTGCCCTTGGCCTGCCAGAGAAAGATTGAACGCATCTCGATGATCCAAATTGGCAGCACCATTGCCATACTGGTGTACAACGAGAGGCAACTGTTGTGCCATCGGGTGCGGTGCAATAACATGTGCTAAATGTGCCCCGGGTGGAGGTTGCGGCACTCCATTCGCTGGTGCTCCTGCGGCCGCTACCGCCAAGCCTCCCAGCTGTGGTTGTCCCAGACCGATCGGACGACCGATCGGTGGGCCAGGTGGTGGCGAcaatgctggtggtggtggcggttggGCGTGATGATTGTGTGGAAtctgctggtgttgttgctggtgatggttAGGATTATGATGGTAATTGTTGTTGTAATGATTTGGATTCGCCGTCGGCACTGGAAAGCTGGCTTCATTATTGTGGTTTCCGGAAGACGACACtagactgttgttgttggcgatgTTATTGCCATTAACCTGCCGTTCATTTGGACTTGGTGGATGTGACCATACAATTCCACTCAGATGGAAGCCAACCTGAAGGACACTCTCCACGCAACCGGTTTCAACCAGCTTAAGTCCAGTGCAAAAACTAAGACTTTGCGACTCCACCGAATTAATTGATGATACCCTATTGGAGTAAACATAATGAAAAAGAGCCGTAAAGTGTTGCAATTGCTAAATAAATGCTTGATATTCTTTGATCAGATAATGATGTTTATCGGGCAGCATGAAGGCTATATTGTGCTGTTGTTTACTCTAACCATTTGCAAATATTAAACTCACCTCGACAAGGAACTGTACATGCAAATGTCCTTTTCGTTGCGTGGAAAGGACCAGAACACGATACGCCTCTGAACCGGCTCTGGTATGCGGTCGTACCGTTCCTCGATCTTCTGGAATGGCTCATTTTGTGCAACAATCCGAGCGGTTATGTCCAACAACGAATACGGTTGATGGTACGGGCCATGGGATTTGGC
It includes:
- the LOC128275366 gene encoding uncharacterized protein LOC128275366 — encoded protein: MFCCSRFPTKSSNCSKSSSTTAKSHGPYHQPYSLLDITARIVAQNEPFQKIEERYDRIPEPVQRRIVFWSFPRNEKDICMYSSLSRVSSINSVESQSLSFCTGLKLVETGCVESVLQVGFHLSGIVWSHPPSPNERQVNGNNIANNNSLVSSSGNHNNEASFPVPTANPNHYNNNYHHNPNHHQQQHQQIPHNHHAQPPPPPALSPPPGPPIGRPIGLGQPQLGGLAVAAAGAPANGVPQPPPGAHLAHVIAPHPMAQQLPLVVHQYGNGAANLDHRDAFNLSLAGQGQGAGGGNVGFDENKKFKVSVSFDRCKITSVTCSCDTKDIFWCHHVVALALYRIRNADTVKLRVPISETLLQMNRQQLQKFIQYLIAEHHTEVLPTAQRLADEILQQRSEINSICGAPDPTAGASKDDDHSWHLDETQVCEAVKTYLGQGSYYYSSKHLNSLFGKVREMLRAQDSNGARMLTLITEQFLSDPRLVLWKNHGTPMTDKCRQLWDQLGALWVCIVLNPKSTHTERLHWKMLLEKWSKNEVCPQEDPDLRTTPSSRESVRDRSNRERERDRNRFFRENNLRNMMYYNHNHHHYQQQQQHQLQNNNQPNDAGVHNMHRNHAHIHHRYGAMNNRGSGRVADGNRDANHHGGNDQYDSSETDSDSEEEMDEANEEEGEEGVDAGVEEDGNGNDDDGGAHEVEDPHGDRRGIALEDVDQVHNILQDINFSDAAGVVGDVRRKRPNRDEESSEVRNFMNLNLLNVAEDDRLPVLIPENDDSSRESMDVDGVEDASLRPGIANASGSGQVVGGVATVGFFQNPCICGEDKCECNRPVFLDDIKPKKFFDCVAASAAAAVSVGATPSFDETEEANQDGVDLSKDEEDDSGLAAAGRESQTNETRTPKLTEAREEGIDGIPESETSSSSTSLLIDGLCNNQKVRETNFVTPGPSGLNRHLHDPTDKKAVVDDDCDECDISKGKSVCNKMILDDDYEMAGPSGMARAFHNEIKDDKVFLAKDDIGANDAREIDAALLDSEARASSRRASMEDEPIVLVNGSGASGSSAAPTAGEVAEAGSRVKPVNVADGNHGPVAGRPCKRLKLNNGSWVSKSANKTPRTIFHKALDAVNMTWDNEHLKRILESDSYRLSSRNSVQIAGSSKIPTTNHPCAKSNFNNDGQPLWHEKISMTAARIDSLRSHGHMEAALRLSVSVVRTMREIQREAQALWLRNKPKLPQQPQLPQAHQETGSAGSSTSSQTSRCNCSLPSKPLLSFNEQQSGCRKESLTCSSSKSSSHNIPMNFLQTLPSSSVAGGALNSGTMQQQQQPIFHQRPQHQHLHNQPPPQPSTSSGIRPGCQCQTHRHTPMFPPALPPPPPPTSAMLSEHMPVPMKKDCSKCLQIKCYYESVGSNSSKHNAGSVQAVIVGCSSTGGLNGHHAQPNQTLAPPLQGGGVQRIHRSSGIICNSSKCNSYVTMPLPQTTEVYRKMQHCSSQPGSSHHHQHHHQQTPPPQQPHSSRDFRYVKFSGAPPPSHHHHHPQQQQPQQPQQTHHLHHNHNQQQGPQMIVPVSVRHSHPPTSGAQPIPSISRGSSSSSATGSKFSTTTTTAVAASVSGGSSTSSIHISTTSSGPSISTSSSSASSVPSSSSSSSSSLAPSSSASAVSFPAKCNCPIHKDDALQPIPVVAPVYHSLETRSTPMGTSVSCCIKPICCSLAMSHHPSHHNFAPQPRPPSPCSGPSQAFQVAALGKCNGCSAHSSSSSATMYSLGFYANVAGSSSSSSSSAVHPASGHQHQHQTLPPGNPGSSSSKSFDRVMAGSFSGNDSDLSAHHHRDDCPLTQAKGKPHSSSNSNASDGNSSNGSSTHNRTASNDGTATATGCLTVSLDPIKINRKANCLAKCIDCSVGCEVEFPLDAIACIFDCLTEASLMSEAMTMQMNEVNRMAFDAAGGAAGIAGGGNGNLAAPEDINIITPKYRHHPIADSVDRNETYLTLAFEAAILALSKQRIMPHGLYAQHVICKQQDQLIQRLRSIDLDAVLVGVLRKLSLQLLDAGPTSGLGEMIHPESVPMHTLARFLFASLLNQHSDLAFDIGLRAMRFPILENINEGSVNGIELQHNNFMHSPYPRWWTLGHLETQQCSLSSTMLSAAKGDTKRLSAVLQNARRNIHSSSHLFKLAQDAFRFATPDNGQRSQTLLGVAFELGLQVMRMTLTCLNWRRREMVRWLVTCASHVGIDALLSIMQNWYHLFTPTEATGPVATTIMSHSTIMRLNLNFRQQDELSNCARTLALQCATKDPPNCALNALTLCENDAMAFETAYHIVIDAATHIMTSSQLFTIARYMEHRGYPARAYNLAMLAMKNVQLAYNQDTHPAINDIHWACALSHSLGKAELSKMIPLVIKNVQCATVLSDILRRCSVPTPGLHNFGAHGRGNNLRQCIKLSYDREPLNQLLEAAVSAYVNTTHSRLSHISPRHYSDFIDFLSKARDTFMLARDGPAHFSRLIENITIAYKGKKKLVRQVRQRFQFV